The following are from one region of the Thermofilum sp. genome:
- a CDS encoding type II toxin-antitoxin system VapC family toxin produces the protein MVEPKSYVDVNVFVYWLGRHPAFGETSYEWVKRIEEAPRGSYVTSALTLYEAAVIVAGLAGRSLRDQAVIRKVVGSIGGLPGLRVVPLTLEDIVRAAELMREHSLDFEDAVHLATALRSGAKEIVSNDGDFDRTPLKRRFG, from the coding sequence ATGGTGGAGCCGAAAAGCTACGTAGACGTCAACGTTTTCGTGTACTGGCTCGGCAGGCATCCGGCTTTCGGCGAAACCTCCTACGAGTGGGTGAAGAGGATCGAGGAGGCCCCGCGGGGGAGCTACGTGACGTCAGCGCTAACCTTGTACGAGGCGGCGGTGATAGTGGCCGGCCTGGCTGGAAGGAGCTTGAGAGACCAAGCGGTGATCAGGAAGGTGGTGGGATCGATCGGGGGCTTGCCTGGCTTGAGGGTGGTACCCTTGACGCTAGAGGACATCGTCAGAGCGGCTGAGCTGATGCGGGAGCATAGCCTCGACTTCGAGGATGCGGTACACCTGGCTACAGCGCTGAGAAGCGGGGCGAAGGAGATAGTATCCAACGATGGGGACTTCGACAGAACCCCGCTAAAGAGAAGGTTCGGCTGA
- a CDS encoding AbrB/MazE/SpoVT family DNA-binding domain-containing protein, which translates to MEIARVDGRGRVVIPKRIRERVGIREGSRVRVGVDGGRVVIELLESVADKYFGAFEVAVWPEDVDEYAAEAVRRWWSRKAT; encoded by the coding sequence ATGGAGATTGCGAGAGTGGATGGGAGGGGTAGGGTGGTTATCCCTAAGAGGATTAGGGAGAGGGTTGGGATAAGGGAGGGGAGCCGCGTCAGAGTGGGGGTGGATGGGGGGCGCGTTGTGATAGAGCTTCTCGAAAGCGTCGCTGACAAGTACTTCGGGGCTTTCGAGGTAGCTGTGTGGCCGGAGGACGTTGACGAGTACGCGGCCGAGGCTGTGAGGAGATGGTGGAGCCGAAAAGCTACGTAG